One genomic segment of Streptomyces sp. RerS4 includes these proteins:
- a CDS encoding Bax inhibitor-1/YccA family protein, whose amino-acid sequence MRSSNPVFSRRGFSRDNGGYAGFEAQTAQAGSATNPYATNPYATDPTTGMPAAPVRGNAMTIDDVVSRTAMTLGTLIVTATLAWITLPVDPARMGVSYGIAIVSAIVAFVLAMVQSFKRKASPALILGYAAFEGVFLGVISMVTSTYISPGVVVQAVLGTMCVFAAVLFAYKMRWIRVTRRFTGFVMAAALGFVLLMLANSLFALFGGGDGLGFRSGGLGIVFGIVGVLLGACFLALDFKQVEDGVTYGAPREEAWLAAFGLTLTLVWIYLELLRLFQLLSGDD is encoded by the coding sequence ATGAGGAGCAGTAACCCGGTCTTCTCGCGACGGGGGTTCAGCCGCGACAACGGCGGCTACGCGGGCTTCGAGGCGCAGACCGCGCAGGCCGGGTCCGCGACCAACCCGTACGCGACGAATCCTTACGCCACCGACCCGACCACCGGCATGCCGGCGGCCCCGGTCCGCGGCAACGCGATGACGATCGACGACGTCGTGAGCCGTACGGCCATGACGCTCGGCACCCTGATCGTCACCGCCACCCTCGCCTGGATCACCCTGCCGGTCGACCCCGCCCGCATGGGCGTGTCGTACGGCATCGCGATCGTCTCCGCGATCGTGGCGTTCGTCCTCGCGATGGTCCAGAGCTTCAAGCGCAAGGCGTCCCCCGCGCTGATCCTCGGCTACGCGGCGTTCGAGGGTGTCTTCCTCGGCGTCATCAGCATGGTGACCAGCACCTACATCAGCCCCGGCGTGGTCGTCCAGGCCGTCCTGGGCACGATGTGCGTCTTCGCCGCCGTGCTCTTCGCCTACAAGATGCGCTGGATCCGCGTCACCCGCCGTTTCACCGGCTTCGTGATGGCGGCCGCGCTCGGCTTCGTCCTGCTGATGCTCGCCAACTCGCTGTTCGCCCTCTTCGGCGGCGGCGACGGTCTCGGCTTCCGCAGCGGCGGCCTCGGCATCGTCTTCGGCATCGTCGGTGTCCTCCTCGGTGCCTGCTTCCTCGCCCTGGACTTCAAGCAGGTCGAGGACGGCGTGACCTACGGCGCCCCGCGCGAGGAGGCCTGGCTGGCGGCCTTCGGCCTCACCCTGACCCTGGTGTGGATCTACCTGGAGCTGCTGCGCCTGTTCCAGCTCCTCTCGGGCGACGATTAG
- a CDS encoding NAD(P)/FAD-dependent oxidoreductase, translating to MSTTERPRILVVGGGYVGLYAAKRIMKKMRYGEATVTVVDPRSYMTYQPFLPEVAAGSISPRHVVVPLRRVLPKAEVLTGRVTTIDQDRKVAVVTPLVGEAYELPFDYLVIALGAVSRTFPIPGLAEQGIGMKGVEEGIGLRNHVLEQLDKAESTTDENVRRKALTFVFVGGGFAGAETIGEVEDMARDAAKYYSTIKREDMRFILVDAADKILPEVGPKLGTWGKEHLESRGIEIYLNTSMDSCVDGHVMLKNGLEVDSNTIVWTAGVKPNPALARYGLPLGPRGHVDTAPTLQVQGTDYIWAAGDNAQVPDVASRKAGVENAWCPPNAQHALRQAKVLGDNVVSGMRGFPQKEYAHSNKGAVAGLGLHKGVAMIVMGKMKIKLKGRLAWYMHRGYHGMAMPTWNRKIRVFADWTLGMFLKREVVSLGALETPREEFYEAAKPAPAPAAAAAPAAKAKAS from the coding sequence ATGAGCACCACGGAGCGTCCCAGGATCCTCGTTGTAGGAGGTGGGTACGTAGGCCTGTACGCAGCCAAGCGCATCATGAAGAAGATGCGCTACGGCGAGGCGACCGTCACGGTCGTCGACCCGCGCTCGTACATGACCTACCAGCCCTTCCTCCCCGAAGTGGCCGCAGGCAGCATCTCGCCTCGGCACGTCGTCGTCCCGCTGCGACGCGTGCTGCCCAAGGCTGAGGTTCTCACCGGCCGGGTCACGACCATCGACCAGGACCGCAAGGTCGCCGTCGTCACGCCGCTGGTCGGCGAGGCGTACGAGCTGCCCTTCGACTACCTGGTGATCGCGCTCGGCGCCGTCTCCCGCACCTTCCCGATCCCCGGCCTCGCCGAACAGGGCATTGGCATGAAGGGCGTCGAAGAGGGCATCGGCCTGCGCAACCACGTGCTGGAGCAGCTCGACAAGGCCGAGTCCACGACGGACGAGAACGTCCGCCGCAAGGCCCTCACCTTCGTTTTCGTCGGCGGCGGCTTCGCCGGCGCCGAGACGATCGGCGAGGTCGAGGACATGGCCCGCGACGCCGCGAAGTACTACTCCACGATCAAGCGCGAGGACATGCGCTTCATCCTGGTCGACGCGGCCGACAAGATCCTCCCCGAGGTCGGGCCCAAGCTCGGCACCTGGGGCAAGGAGCACCTCGAATCGCGCGGCATCGAGATCTACCTCAACACCTCGATGGACTCCTGCGTCGACGGCCACGTCATGCTGAAGAACGGCCTTGAGGTCGACTCCAACACGATCGTGTGGACCGCGGGCGTCAAGCCCAACCCGGCGCTGGCCCGCTACGGCCTGCCGCTCGGTCCGCGCGGCCACGTGGACACCGCCCCGACCCTCCAGGTCCAGGGCACCGACTACATCTGGGCCGCCGGCGACAACGCCCAGGTCCCGGACGTCGCGTCCCGCAAGGCCGGCGTCGAGAACGCCTGGTGCCCGCCGAACGCCCAGCACGCGCTGCGCCAGGCCAAGGTCCTCGGCGACAACGTCGTCTCCGGCATGCGGGGCTTCCCGCAGAAGGAGTACGCGCACTCCAACAAGGGTGCGGTGGCGGGCCTCGGCCTCCACAAGGGCGTCGCGATGATCGTCATGGGCAAGATGAAGATCAAGCTCAAGGGCCGGCTCGCCTGGTACATGCACCGTGGCTACCACGGCATGGCCATGCCGACCTGGAACCGCAAGATCCGCGTCTTCGCCGACTGGACCCTCGGCATGTTCCTCAAGCGTGAGGTCGTCTCCCTCGGAGCCCTGGAGACCCCGCGCGAGGAGTTCTACGAGGCCGCCAAGCCGGCGCCGGCTCCGGCCGCCGCCGCGGCACCGGCCGCGAAGGCCAAGGCCTCCTGA
- a CDS encoding cystathionine beta-synthase, whose product MQFHDSMISLVGNTPLVKLNRVTEGLQATVLAKVEYFNPGGSVKDRIAVRMIEAAEQSGALRPGGTIVEPTSGNTGVGLAIVAQQKGYKCIFVCPDKVSLDKINVLRAYGAEVVVCPTAVDPEHPDSYYNVSDRLVRETPGAWKPDQYSNPNNPRSHYETTGPELWEQTEGKITHFVAGVGTGGTISGTGNYLKEVSGGKVKVIGADPEGSVYSGGSGRPYLVEGVGEDFWPTAYDPNVTDEIIAVSDKDSFQMTRRLAKEEGLLVGGSCGMAVVAALRAAEGLGPDDVVVVLLPDSGRGYLSKIFSDEWMAGHGFLEEAGPAARIGDVLADKEGGIPSLVHMHPEETVGQAIEVLREYAVSQMPIVKPGAGHPDVMAAEVIGSVVEKELLAALFAQRASLGDPLEKHMSPPLPQVGSGEPVSELMGVLGEADAAIVLVEGKPTGVVSRQDLLAFLAKGAK is encoded by the coding sequence GTGCAATTCCACGACTCGATGATCAGCCTCGTCGGCAACACCCCGCTGGTGAAGCTCAACCGTGTGACCGAAGGCCTTCAGGCCACCGTTCTGGCGAAGGTCGAGTACTTCAACCCCGGCGGCTCCGTGAAGGACCGGATCGCCGTCCGGATGATCGAGGCCGCCGAGCAGAGCGGTGCCCTCAGGCCCGGTGGCACCATCGTGGAGCCGACCAGCGGCAATACCGGCGTAGGACTCGCCATCGTGGCCCAGCAGAAGGGCTACAAGTGCATCTTCGTCTGCCCTGACAAGGTGTCCCTGGACAAGATCAACGTGCTGCGCGCCTACGGCGCCGAGGTCGTCGTCTGCCCGACCGCCGTCGACCCCGAGCACCCGGACTCGTACTACAACGTCTCCGACCGCCTCGTGCGCGAGACGCCGGGCGCCTGGAAGCCCGACCAGTACAGCAACCCGAACAACCCCCGTTCGCACTACGAGACGACCGGTCCCGAGCTGTGGGAACAGACTGAGGGGAAGATCACTCACTTCGTCGCGGGCGTCGGCACGGGCGGCACGATCTCCGGTACCGGCAACTACCTGAAGGAGGTCTCCGGCGGCAAGGTCAAGGTCATCGGCGCCGACCCCGAGGGCTCCGTGTACTCCGGCGGCTCCGGTCGCCCGTACCTCGTCGAGGGCGTCGGCGAGGACTTCTGGCCGACCGCCTACGACCCGAACGTGACCGACGAGATCATCGCGGTGTCCGACAAGGACTCCTTCCAGATGACCCGCCGCCTCGCCAAGGAGGAGGGCCTGCTCGTCGGCGGGTCCTGCGGCATGGCGGTCGTCGCCGCGCTGCGCGCCGCCGAGGGCCTCGGCCCCGACGACGTGGTCGTCGTGCTGCTGCCGGACAGCGGTCGCGGCTACCTCAGCAAGATCTTCAGCGACGAGTGGATGGCCGGTCACGGCTTCCTGGAGGAGGCCGGCCCCGCCGCGCGCATCGGCGACGTCCTCGCCGACAAGGAGGGCGGTATCCCCTCGCTGGTGCACATGCACCCCGAGGAGACCGTCGGCCAGGCCATCGAGGTGCTGCGCGAGTACGCCGTCTCGCAGATGCCGATCGTCAAGCCGGGCGCCGGCCACCCCGACGTCATGGCCGCCGAGGTCATCGGCTCCGTGGTCGAGAAGGAACTGCTCGCGGCGCTCTTCGCGCAGCGGGCTTCCCTCGGAGACCCGCTGGAGAAGCACATGAGCCCGCCGCTGCCGCAGGTCGGCTCCGGTGAGCCGGTGTCGGAGCTGATGGGCGTCCTCGGCGAGGCCGACGCCGCGATCGTGCTGGTCGAGGGCAAGCCGACCGGTGTGGTCAGCCGGCAGGACCTGCTGGCGTTCCTCGCCAAGGGCGCGAAGTAG
- a CDS encoding cyclopropane-fatty-acyl-phospholipid synthase family protein, with product MTDAAPRLAALAETLLGAPVPVRIRAWDGSEAGPPTGPTLVLNHRRALRRILWKPGELGLARAWVAGELTVDGDLFDVLDRVAGLLWEREHAPVPEAAPTPARTGLARLAALRPHLPVRACEAAGTAALLRDPAGRAAVRDLLALARPWPAPAPPSEEVARRSGPRHTKIRDRAAISHHYDVGNEFYGHVLGPSMVYSCAYWTPGGTLEDAQRDKLDLVCRKLALKPGDRLLDVGCGWGSMALHAAREYDVRVTGITLSGEQAAYARKRVAEAGLTDRIEIRVQDYRDVKDGPYDAISSIGMAEHVGADRYREYARTLHALLRPGGRLLNHQIARPPEPDEEAYRIDEFIDAYVFPDGELSPLGTTVGELEGAGFEVRDVESLREHYALTLRAWVARLEERWEEAVRLTSPGRARVWLLYMAASALGFEHGRLGVNQVLAVRPVTGGTSGLPLRTRVWGA from the coding sequence ATGACCGACGCCGCGCCGCGGCTGGCCGCGCTCGCCGAGACCCTGCTCGGCGCCCCCGTGCCCGTACGCATACGGGCCTGGGACGGCAGCGAGGCCGGCCCGCCCACCGGGCCGACCCTGGTGCTGAACCACCGCCGCGCCCTGCGTCGGATCCTGTGGAAGCCGGGGGAGTTGGGCCTCGCCCGCGCCTGGGTGGCCGGTGAACTGACCGTCGACGGCGACCTCTTCGACGTACTGGACCGGGTCGCGGGCCTGCTCTGGGAGCGCGAGCACGCCCCCGTTCCCGAGGCCGCCCCGACGCCCGCCCGCACCGGGCTCGCCCGGCTCGCCGCCCTGCGCCCCCACCTGCCCGTACGGGCCTGCGAAGCCGCCGGGACGGCCGCCCTGCTGCGTGATCCGGCCGGCCGGGCCGCCGTACGGGACCTGCTCGCCCTCGCGCGCCCCTGGCCCGCGCCCGCGCCGCCCTCCGAGGAGGTCGCGCGCCGCTCCGGCCCCCGGCACACCAAGATCCGCGACCGGGCGGCCATCAGCCACCACTACGACGTCGGCAACGAGTTCTACGGCCACGTCCTCGGCCCCTCGATGGTCTACTCCTGCGCCTACTGGACCCCCGGCGGCACCCTGGAGGACGCCCAGCGCGACAAGCTCGACCTGGTCTGCCGCAAGCTCGCCCTGAAGCCCGGCGACCGGCTCCTGGACGTCGGCTGCGGCTGGGGCTCCATGGCCCTGCACGCGGCTCGTGAGTACGACGTCCGCGTCACCGGCATCACCCTCTCCGGCGAGCAGGCCGCGTACGCCCGCAAGCGCGTCGCCGAGGCCGGCCTGACCGACCGGATCGAGATCCGCGTGCAGGACTACCGCGACGTCAAGGACGGCCCCTACGACGCCATTTCCTCGATCGGGATGGCCGAACACGTCGGCGCCGACCGCTACCGCGAGTACGCCCGCACCCTGCACGCCCTGCTGCGCCCCGGCGGCCGCCTGCTCAACCACCAGATCGCCCGCCCGCCGGAGCCCGACGAGGAGGCGTACCGCATCGACGAGTTCATCGACGCCTACGTCTTCCCCGACGGGGAGCTGTCCCCGCTCGGCACCACCGTCGGCGAACTGGAGGGGGCCGGCTTCGAGGTCCGCGACGTGGAGAGCCTGCGCGAGCACTACGCGCTGACGCTGCGGGCCTGGGTCGCGCGCCTGGAGGAGCGCTGGGAGGAGGCCGTACGGCTCACCTCGCCGGGCCGGGCCCGGGTGTGGCTGCTGTACATGGCGGCGTCCGCGCTGGGCTTCGAGCACGGCCGCCTCGGCGTGAACCAGGTCCTGGCCGTCCGCCCCGTCACGGGCGGCACCTCGGGGCTGCCGCTGCGGACGCGCGTCTGGGGCGCGTAG
- a CDS encoding acetyl-CoA C-acetyltransferase has translation MPEAVIVSTARSPIGRAFKGSLKDVRPDDLTATIVQAALAKVPELDPRDIDDLMLGCGLPGGEQGHNLARIVAVQMGMDFLPGATITRYCSSSLQTSRMALHAIKAGEGDVFISAGVEMVSRSVNGSSDGMPGTHNPLFADAEARTAAVAQSEGASWHDPREDGLIPDAYIAMGQTAENLARLKGVTRQDMDEFGVRSQNLAEAAIKNGFWEREITPITTPDGTVVSTDDGPRAGVTLEGVQGLKPVFRPDGLVTAGNCCPLNDGAAALVIMSDTKARELGLTPLARIVSTGVTGLSPEIMGLGPVEASKQALKRAGLTVGDIDLFEINEAFAAQVIPSYRDLEIPLDKLNVNGGAIAVGHPFGMTGARITGTLINSLQFHDKQFGLETMCVGGGQGMAMVIERLS, from the coding sequence ATGCCCGAAGCCGTCATCGTTTCCACCGCCCGCTCTCCCATCGGGCGCGCCTTCAAGGGGTCCCTGAAGGACGTCCGTCCGGACGACCTGACCGCCACGATCGTGCAGGCCGCCCTCGCCAAGGTCCCGGAGCTCGACCCGCGCGACATCGACGACCTGATGCTCGGCTGTGGCCTGCCGGGCGGTGAGCAGGGGCACAACCTGGCCCGTATCGTCGCGGTCCAGATGGGCATGGACTTCCTGCCGGGCGCCACGATCACCCGCTACTGCTCCTCTTCGCTCCAGACCTCCAGGATGGCCCTGCACGCCATCAAGGCGGGAGAGGGCGACGTCTTCATCTCGGCCGGTGTCGAGATGGTCTCCCGTTCGGTCAACGGCTCCTCCGACGGCATGCCCGGCACCCACAACCCGCTGTTCGCGGACGCCGAGGCCCGTACGGCCGCCGTCGCGCAGAGCGAGGGCGCGTCCTGGCACGACCCGCGCGAGGACGGCCTGATCCCGGACGCGTACATCGCGATGGGGCAGACCGCCGAGAACCTGGCCCGTCTGAAGGGCGTGACCCGCCAGGACATGGACGAGTTCGGCGTCCGCTCGCAGAACCTCGCCGAGGCCGCCATCAAGAACGGCTTCTGGGAGCGCGAGATCACCCCGATCACCACGCCGGACGGCACGGTGGTCTCGACGGACGACGGCCCGCGCGCCGGCGTCACCCTGGAGGGCGTCCAGGGCCTCAAGCCCGTCTTCCGCCCCGACGGCCTGGTGACGGCCGGCAACTGCTGCCCGCTGAACGACGGCGCGGCGGCGCTGGTCATCATGAGCGACACGAAGGCGCGGGAGCTGGGCCTGACCCCGCTGGCGCGGATCGTGTCGACCGGTGTCACCGGCCTCTCCCCCGAGATCATGGGCCTGGGTCCGGTCGAGGCGTCGAAGCAGGCCCTGAAGCGGGCCGGGCTGACGGTGGGCGACATCGACCTGTTCGAGATCAACGAGGCGTTCGCGGCGCAGGTCATCCCGTCCTACCGCGACCTGGAGATCCCGCTGGACAAGCTGAACGTCAACGGTGGCGCCATCGCCGTCGGCCACCCCTTCGGCATGACCGGCGCCCGCATCACCGGCACCCTGATCAACAGCCTCCAGTTCCACGACAAGCAGTTCGGTCTGGAGACGATGTGCGTGGGCGGCGGCCAGGGCATGGCGATGGTCATCGAGCGGCTGAGCTGA
- a CDS encoding DUF4287 domain-containing protein produces MSVEFSERTHRNMIDRIPQTTGRDISDWLRTVDEGPSLVRFEEKVSWLRGAHELSYGQAKAIIHEYDLRRAARRFG; encoded by the coding sequence ATGTCCGTAGAGTTCTCCGAGCGGACCCACCGCAACATGATCGACAGAATCCCCCAGACCACCGGTCGTGACATCTCCGACTGGCTCCGCACCGTCGACGAAGGCCCCTCCCTCGTCCGGTTCGAGGAGAAGGTCAGCTGGCTGCGCGGCGCGCACGAGCTGTCGTACGGCCAGGCCAAGGCGATCATCCACGAGTACGACCTGCGCAGAGCCGCCCGCAGGTTCGGCTGA
- a CDS encoding ABC transporter ATP-binding protein: protein MNYAPHTTQAVAARADRLSKVYGQGETQVVALDNVSVDFAQGQFTAIMGPSGSGKSTLMHCVAGLDTFSSGSVRIGDTELASLKDKQLTQLRRDKIGFIFQAFNLLPTLTALENITLPMDIAGRKPDRQWLDTVIEMVGLSGRLSHRPTQLSGGQQQRVAVARALASRPEIIFGDEPTGNLDSRSGAEVLGFLRNSVRELGQTVVMVTHDPVAASYADRVIFLADGRIVDEMPHPTADGVLDRMKAFDAKGRTS, encoded by the coding sequence ATGAACTACGCCCCGCACACCACCCAGGCCGTGGCCGCCCGCGCGGACCGGCTGTCCAAGGTGTACGGCCAGGGCGAGACCCAGGTGGTCGCACTGGACAACGTCTCCGTCGACTTCGCCCAGGGCCAGTTCACCGCGATCATGGGCCCCTCGGGCTCCGGCAAGTCCACGCTGATGCACTGCGTCGCCGGCCTGGACACCTTCAGCAGCGGTTCGGTCCGCATAGGCGACACCGAGCTGGCCAGCCTCAAGGACAAGCAGCTCACCCAGCTGCGCCGGGACAAGATCGGCTTCATCTTCCAGGCCTTCAACCTGCTGCCGACGCTGACCGCGCTGGAGAACATCACGCTGCCGATGGACATCGCCGGCCGCAAGCCCGACCGGCAGTGGCTCGACACGGTCATCGAGATGGTCGGCCTGTCCGGCCGGCTCTCCCACCGCCCCACCCAGCTCTCCGGCGGCCAGCAGCAGCGCGTGGCCGTCGCCCGCGCCCTCGCCTCCCGTCCCGAGATCATCTTCGGTGACGAGCCCACCGGAAACCTGGACTCGCGCTCCGGCGCCGAGGTCCTCGGCTTCCTGCGCAACTCGGTGCGCGAGCTCGGCCAGACCGTCGTGATGGTCACGCACGACCCGGTCGCCGCCTCCTACGCCGACCGCGTCATCTTCCTCGCCGACGGCCGCATCGTCGACGAGATGCCGCACCCCACCGCCGACGGCGTGCTCGACCGGATGAAGGCCTTCGACGCCAAGGGCCGCACCAGCTGA
- a CDS encoding SGNH/GDSL hydrolase family protein, which produces MSRARTARRIAAGAAYGGGGLGLVGVATVGLVLAEVQFAKRTVGNGLPDPPRADGLYGSEFGGPELSPGPLRMGMLGDSTAAGLGVRRARQTPGALLASGLAAVAERPVELRNVALSGAMSDDLDRQVGLLLDGDAPPPDVCVIMIGANDVTRRMPLTQSVRLLTAAVRRLRLAGSEVVVGTCPDLGTIEPVYQPLRWMARRVSRQLAAAQTIGVVAQGGRTISMGDLLGPEFAANPREMFGPDSYHPSAEGYATAAMAVLPTLCAAVGVWPESDRLDVSRDEDMLPVAKAASAAAGEAGTEVTGARGPWALLKHRRRRRVPAEEVSEPATNAPAALPESA; this is translated from the coding sequence GTGTCCAGGGCGAGAACGGCCCGCCGGATCGCGGCGGGGGCAGCGTACGGCGGAGGCGGACTCGGACTGGTCGGCGTGGCCACGGTCGGACTGGTGCTCGCGGAGGTGCAGTTCGCGAAGCGCACGGTCGGCAACGGCCTGCCCGACCCGCCGCGCGCGGACGGGCTCTACGGGAGCGAGTTCGGCGGGCCGGAACTGAGTCCGGGCCCGCTGCGCATGGGCATGCTGGGCGACTCCACGGCGGCCGGCCTGGGCGTACGGCGGGCCCGCCAGACCCCGGGCGCGCTGCTGGCCTCCGGGCTGGCGGCGGTCGCGGAGCGGCCGGTGGAGCTGCGCAACGTCGCCCTGTCGGGCGCGATGTCCGACGACCTGGACCGGCAGGTCGGGCTGCTCCTGGACGGGGACGCCCCGCCCCCTGACGTGTGCGTGATCATGATCGGGGCGAACGACGTGACGCGCCGCATGCCGCTCACCCAGTCGGTCCGCCTCCTGACGGCGGCCGTCCGGCGCCTGCGGCTCGCGGGCTCGGAGGTCGTGGTCGGCACCTGCCCGGACCTGGGCACGATCGAGCCGGTGTACCAGCCGCTGCGGTGGATGGCCCGGCGCGTGTCGCGGCAGCTGGCCGCCGCGCAGACCATCGGCGTGGTCGCGCAGGGCGGACGTACGATTTCGATGGGGGACCTGCTGGGCCCCGAGTTCGCCGCCAACCCCCGCGAGATGTTCGGCCCCGACTCCTACCACCCGTCGGCGGAGGGCTACGCGACCGCCGCCATGGCGGTGCTCCCGACGCTGTGCGCGGCGGTGGGCGTGTGGCCCGAGTCGGACCGCCTGGACGTCTCCCGGGACGAGGACATGCTCCCGGTGGCCAAGGCCGCGTCGGCCGCCGCCGGCGAGGCGGGTACGGAGGTCACGGGCGCCCGTGGACCCTGGGCGCTGCTCAAGCACCGCCGCAGGCGTCGGGTTCCGGCCGAGGAGGTCTCCGAACCGGCCACGAACGCTCCGGCCGCCCTGCCGGAATCGGCCTGA
- a CDS encoding ABC transporter permease, which translates to MFRTALRNVLAHKARLLMTVLAVTLGVAFVSGTLVFTDTLSKAMSNQSAKSYEGVAVSVTDYGRPRGEDGQKQGEPGIGQQTLDKIKAVSGVDTVSGRVQGFAGVGDENGRLIGSGWANAGSNFAPVKDGKDPRYTFTDGSGPLKDDQVALDKDSAAKGTYKVGDKIRVATNGPVREFTLTGVFTTEDGAVNAGGSLVLFNTKIAQELYLQPGYYSELSISAKPGVTADRLLGDVKPLLSKSSEAKTGAALAAQQAKDIEKAMSGMSTGLLIFAGVSLFVGVFLIYNTFTMLVAQRTKELALLRAIGANRGQVKRSVLAEAGVVGLVSSVIGLACGIGLAVAMRSAMDLFDAKMPAGSLIIAPTTVVVALVIGVLITMLAAWLPARRTARIAPVAAMGSAHLPATMKSLVLRNSVGAVLAVLGVGVVFLGVSQKSDGRTTIAGGAFFLLIGLFVLLPMLSRPVIALVRPLLVKVFGVSGKLAAQNAVRNPRRTAVTAASLTIGLTLVTAMSVIGITVGQAVDKATTQNIKADYRVTMAGEGMNLDKSVLPALEKGKGVTAVSPKTSEYIKLGDSMQGVSGVNPTALPEVLRVKTTSGDLASLGQGKLMVSDVEARKKGLTVGSTLNAEYDDGQGGTLQVGAIYEGKGHQLGDYVLDNKVLAAHNEEQYLPEVFVKTSGGTSEANRQAVVDALGKSPAIKVVNQTEMRDEMAGMMNTALNIMYGLLGMALIIAVLGVINTLAMSVYERQQEIGMLRAVGLDRGRVKNMIRLEAVVISLFGAVIGIGVGVFLAWAGGKTIASSIPGYALVIPFDRIAVFFALAGLVGVLAAMWPARSAARLNMLTAIKTE; encoded by the coding sequence ATGTTCCGTACCGCCCTGCGCAACGTCCTCGCGCACAAGGCCAGGCTGCTGATGACGGTGCTCGCCGTCACCCTCGGCGTCGCCTTCGTCTCCGGCACCCTCGTCTTCACCGACACCCTCAGCAAGGCCATGTCCAACCAGTCCGCGAAGTCCTACGAGGGCGTCGCGGTCTCCGTCACCGACTACGGCCGCCCCCGCGGCGAGGACGGACAGAAGCAGGGCGAGCCCGGCATCGGGCAGCAGACCCTCGACAAGATCAAGGCCGTCTCCGGCGTCGACACCGTCTCCGGCCGCGTCCAGGGCTTCGCGGGCGTCGGCGACGAGAACGGCCGGCTGATCGGCAGCGGCTGGGCCAACGCCGGCTCCAACTTCGCCCCCGTCAAGGACGGCAAGGACCCCCGCTACACCTTCACCGACGGCTCCGGCCCGCTCAAGGACGACCAGGTCGCCCTCGACAAGGACAGCGCCGCCAAGGGCACGTACAAGGTCGGCGACAAGATCCGCGTCGCCACCAACGGCCCGGTCCGCGAATTCACCCTCACCGGCGTCTTCACCACCGAGGACGGCGCCGTGAACGCCGGCGGCAGCCTCGTCCTGTTCAACACCAAGATCGCCCAGGAGCTCTACCTCCAGCCCGGCTACTACAGCGAGCTGTCGATCAGCGCCAAGCCCGGCGTCACCGCCGACCGACTGCTCGGCGACGTCAAGCCGCTCCTGTCGAAGAGCTCCGAGGCCAAGACCGGCGCCGCGCTCGCCGCCCAGCAGGCCAAGGACATCGAGAAGGCCATGTCCGGCATGAGCACCGGCCTGCTGATCTTCGCCGGTGTCTCGCTCTTCGTCGGCGTCTTCCTCATCTACAACACCTTCACCATGCTGGTCGCCCAGCGCACCAAGGAACTGGCCCTGCTGCGCGCCATCGGCGCCAACCGCGGCCAGGTCAAGCGCTCGGTCCTCGCCGAGGCCGGCGTCGTCGGCCTGGTCTCCTCCGTCATCGGTCTGGCCTGCGGCATCGGCCTGGCGGTCGCCATGCGCTCCGCGATGGACCTCTTCGACGCGAAGATGCCCGCCGGCTCGCTGATCATCGCCCCGACCACCGTCGTCGTCGCGCTGGTCATCGGCGTCCTGATCACCATGCTGGCCGCCTGGCTGCCCGCCCGCCGCACCGCCCGGATCGCGCCGGTCGCCGCCATGGGCAGCGCCCACCTCCCCGCGACCATGAAGTCCCTGGTCCTGCGCAACAGCGTCGGCGCCGTCCTCGCCGTCCTCGGCGTCGGCGTGGTCTTCCTGGGCGTGAGCCAGAAGAGCGACGGCCGCACCACCATCGCGGGCGGTGCCTTCTTCCTCCTCATCGGCCTGTTCGTCCTGCTGCCGATGCTGTCCCGCCCGGTCATCGCGCTGGTCCGCCCGCTGCTGGTGAAGGTGTTCGGCGTCTCCGGCAAGCTCGCCGCGCAGAACGCCGTGCGCAACCCGCGCCGCACCGCCGTCACCGCCGCCTCGCTGACCATCGGCCTGACCCTCGTCACCGCCATGTCGGTCATCGGCATCACCGTCGGCCAGGCAGTCGACAAAGCGACAACGCAGAACATCAAGGCCGACTACCGGGTCACCATGGCCGGCGAGGGCATGAACCTCGACAAGTCCGTGCTCCCCGCCCTGGAGAAGGGCAAGGGCGTCACCGCCGTCTCCCCCAAGACCTCCGAGTACATCAAGCTCGGCGACTCCATGCAGGGGGTCAGCGGCGTGAACCCGACCGCGCTCCCCGAGGTGCTGCGGGTCAAGACCACCTCCGGGGACCTCGCCTCCCTCGGCCAGGGCAAGCTGATGGTCTCCGACGTGGAGGCCAGGAAGAAGGGCCTCACGGTCGGCTCCACCCTGAACGCCGAGTACGACGACGGACAGGGCGGCACCCTCCAGGTCGGCGCGATCTACGAGGGCAAGGGCCACCAGCTCGGCGACTACGTCCTCGACAACAAGGTCCTCGCCGCGCACAACGAGGAGCAGTACCTGCCCGAGGTGTTCGTGAAGACCTCCGGCGGCACCTCCGAGGCCAACCGGCAGGCCGTGGTCGACGCGCTCGGCAAGAGCCCCGCCATCAAGGTCGTCAACCAGACCGAGATGCGCGACGAGATGGCCGGGATGATGAACACGGCGCTGAACATCATGTACGGGCTGCTCGGCATGGCGCTGATCATCGCGGTCCTCGGCGTGATCAACACGCTCGCCATGTCGGTGTACGAGCGCCAGCAGGAGATCGGCATGCTGCGCGCGGTCGGCCTCGACCGGGGCCGGGTCAAGAACATGATCCGCCTGGAGGCCGTCGTCATCTCCCTGTTCGGCGCGGTGATCGGCATCGGCGTCGGCGTCTTCCTCGCCTGGGCCGGCGGCAAGACCATCGCGAGCTCCATCCCGGGCTACGCGCTGGTCATCCCCTTCGACCGGATCGCGGTGTTCTTCGCGCTCGCCGGACTGGTCGGCGTCCTCGCCGCCATGTGGCCGGCCCGCAGCGCCGCCCGGCTGAACATGCTGACGGCCATCAAGACCGAGTAA